The following are encoded together in the Acidobacteriota bacterium genome:
- a CDS encoding protein kinase, translated as MDELPAHIGPYEVRDRLGHGGMGMVYLGFDPMLDRPVAIKVLKVPDDETRRRFLREARLAAKVHHPNIVSIYAVGEHEGNPYLAMEFIAGRTLAQIIRNGDTVPLARKVHWLSELCAGLAHAHTSGIVHRDVKPSNLLIAHGTGTLRLVDFGIAHGNEASGMTMAGMVVGTPQYMSPEQITGQPVDARSDIFSVGSVAYELLTGRQAFGGDNLYHVSRQIVGEEPRQIESFVPDAPQALVRTIMKCLQKEPDARPESARLIEREFLGIARRLDPDHTLVVLPAEPTVVSSGADSTTSRRQMLKDAEDAIEQGQITTASDLVQRLESVGTSPNADVQQLRQRLHGRRLELRIQDAVMRAEQASQSGSLEEAESAMAALSDIAPRHPALVALRKAHQERLDERQVAALTSRARLALQHEKLDEAAALIAEALALDPDSGEALAVQQRLSDRTRAQRIARMVAQASRALEKEDPLAARRAIEALTKLDPSHRDVERLQGRLAALTADAAEHAGRTPTSATRPPAAPPSRQPAAAAAAAPAAPATPPPAAATTGPSSTQAPAPALDNLLIRQPVSRVDVDGPLAPSGGAPSNVVGEATSRSPLVAVLVVLALLLGGGGAWFAFMRGSATPPEPAIQSNTDTPVSGDTPGTVTPPPGSEGTTGTEPPTSTASGDAKDDTEAVVPPPTGTKIDVWAAARQHVAAGRFDRAMAAIDEVKGEPARAVHQERTRVVDAARRTALASRRVADDLRRSAAPEYVLGATSQAQADRDTAAGRLSQAVSAYVEARTHFLQAMQPTERAQTQTGGTIPTPPPVTTTPSGTTPGAQPPPTQNTSPRVDLSTWSNEEARATISQFCGAYLARDLGLLNRLWPNMSPAWRTEFKEAFSTEGELVCVFESVTIVRATDEFNAVTRLLTQLPGAAQRRRNLTLTLVPARDRLVIGNISVK; from the coding sequence GTGGACGAGCTTCCAGCACATATCGGGCCTTACGAAGTGCGAGACCGCCTCGGCCACGGCGGCATGGGCATGGTGTATCTGGGCTTCGACCCGATGCTGGATCGCCCCGTCGCGATCAAGGTGCTCAAGGTCCCCGACGACGAGACCCGGCGCCGTTTCCTGCGGGAAGCGCGCCTGGCCGCAAAGGTCCATCACCCCAATATCGTCAGCATCTACGCCGTCGGTGAGCACGAGGGCAACCCGTACCTCGCGATGGAGTTCATCGCCGGGCGCACGCTGGCCCAGATCATCCGCAACGGCGACACGGTGCCGCTCGCTCGCAAGGTGCACTGGCTCTCCGAGCTGTGTGCGGGACTGGCACATGCGCACACCAGCGGCATCGTCCATCGCGACGTCAAGCCGTCGAACCTGCTGATCGCACACGGGACGGGCACGCTGCGGCTGGTGGACTTCGGCATCGCCCACGGCAACGAAGCCTCGGGCATGACGATGGCCGGCATGGTGGTGGGGACGCCGCAGTACATGTCGCCCGAGCAGATCACGGGGCAACCCGTCGACGCGCGCAGCGACATCTTCTCGGTGGGCTCGGTGGCCTACGAGCTCCTCACGGGCCGGCAGGCCTTCGGGGGCGACAACCTCTACCATGTCTCGCGCCAGATCGTAGGCGAGGAACCGCGCCAGATCGAGAGTTTCGTGCCCGACGCGCCGCAGGCGCTCGTGCGCACGATCATGAAGTGCCTCCAGAAGGAGCCCGACGCGCGGCCCGAATCGGCGCGGCTCATCGAGCGCGAGTTCCTCGGGATCGCCCGCCGGCTCGACCCCGATCACACGCTCGTGGTGTTACCGGCCGAGCCCACGGTGGTGTCGTCGGGGGCCGACAGCACCACGTCGCGCCGTCAGATGCTGAAAGATGCCGAGGACGCGATCGAACAGGGCCAGATCACGACGGCCAGCGATCTGGTCCAACGGCTCGAATCGGTGGGCACGTCGCCCAATGCCGACGTGCAGCAGCTCCGGCAACGACTCCATGGACGACGGCTCGAGCTGCGCATCCAGGACGCCGTGATGCGCGCCGAACAGGCGTCGCAGTCGGGCTCGCTCGAAGAGGCCGAAAGCGCCATGGCCGCCCTGTCCGACATCGCGCCGCGCCATCCGGCGCTGGTCGCGCTCCGGAAGGCACACCAGGAACGGCTCGATGAACGGCAGGTCGCCGCGCTGACCTCGCGGGCCAGGCTGGCGCTGCAGCACGAGAAACTCGACGAGGCGGCCGCCCTCATCGCCGAGGCCCTGGCCCTCGATCCGGATTCTGGCGAAGCCCTCGCGGTGCAACAGAGGCTCTCCGACCGCACCCGTGCGCAGCGGATCGCCCGCATGGTGGCGCAGGCGAGCCGGGCCCTCGAGAAGGAGGATCCGCTGGCGGCCCGCCGGGCGATCGAGGCGCTGACCAAACTCGATCCGTCGCACCGCGACGTGGAGCGGTTGCAGGGGCGCCTGGCCGCACTCACCGCAGATGCCGCCGAGCACGCCGGGCGCACGCCGACGTCTGCAACGCGCCCACCTGCCGCGCCGCCCTCGCGGCAACCGGCGGCTGCGGCCGCAGCAGCACCTGCCGCACCGGCCACGCCACCTCCCGCAGCAGCGACGACAGGACCGTCGTCGACACAAGCGCCGGCACCGGCGCTGGATAATCTGCTGATCCGCCAGCCCGTGTCGCGCGTGGACGTCGACGGGCCCTTGGCGCCGTCCGGGGGGGCGCCGTCGAATGTCGTGGGCGAAGCGACGAGCCGGTCACCCCTGGTGGCCGTGCTGGTGGTGCTCGCGCTCCTGCTCGGGGGCGGTGGTGCCTGGTTCGCGTTCATGCGCGGGTCTGCCACACCGCCCGAGCCTGCAATCCAGTCGAACACCGACACACCCGTAAGTGGCGACACGCCCGGCACCGTCACGCCGCCGCCTGGCAGTGAGGGGACGACGGGTACGGAGCCGCCGACGTCAACGGCGAGCGGAGACGCGAAGGACGACACCGAAGCGGTCGTCCCGCCGCCGACGGGTACGAAGATCGACGTCTGGGCTGCCGCACGCCAGCACGTCGCCGCCGGCCGCTTCGACAGGGCGATGGCAGCCATCGACGAGGTGAAGGGCGAACCCGCGCGTGCCGTGCACCAGGAGCGGACGCGTGTGGTCGACGCCGCACGCCGCACCGCGCTCGCCTCACGCCGCGTGGCCGACGACCTTCGCCGGTCCGCCGCGCCGGAGTACGTCCTCGGGGCGACCAGCCAGGCGCAGGCCGATCGCGATACGGCGGCGGGCCGCCTCTCGCAGGCGGTGAGTGCGTACGTGGAGGCGCGCACGCACTTCCTCCAGGCGATGCAGCCCACCGAGCGAGCGCAGACGCAGACGGGCGGCACGATACCCACCCCGCCGCCTGTCACGACCACGCCGTCGGGCACGACACCGGGGGCGCAGCCGCCACCAACGCAGAACACCTCGCCACGCGTGGATCTCTCGACGTGGTCGAACGAAGAGGCGCGTGCGACGATCTCCCAGTTCTGCGGTGCGTATCTCGCCCGCGACCTCGGTCTGCTGAACCGTCTGTGGCCCAACATGAGCCCGGCGTGGCGCACGGAGTTCAAGGAGGCCTTCTCCACCGAAGGCGAGCTCGTGTGCGTGTTCGAGAGCGTGACGATCGTCCGGGCGACAGACGAGTTCAACGCCGTCACGCGCCTCCTGACGCAGCTCCCCGGCGCCGCCCAACGCCGCCGCAACCTCACCCTGACCCTCGTCCCCGCCCGCGACAGACTGGTCATCGGCAACATCAGCGTGAAGTAG
- a CDS encoding M61 family metallopeptidase, with the protein MCVWRGLSRLVFVLLLSSLANPVAAQTTGIEYVVSIPHPEQRWLLVDATFPSRAGQALEVRMARSSPGRYATHEFGKNVYRFEALDAAGAALAVTQVAPAHWRIAATGPAVHVRYRLFADHVDGTYAAVDRTHAHLNIPATFAWAPSLQQTPIRVRLTQPPDLAWRVSTQLFPTGDPLVFTAPNHQYFMDSPIEFSDHAVREFTVARPSGAPARIRLAVHHLGTDAQVDAFAADVEKVVREQAAVFGEIPAFDTGTYTFLMDYLPWADGDGMEHRNSTVCTSSATLADAAPRLLGTVSHEFFHAWNVERIRPASLEPFDFGTANMSGDLWLAEGFTSYYGVLTMIRAGFIAADQGVEQLAGYANGVLHAPGTRFRSAVDMSRLAPFVDAATSVDSTNWENTFASYYTYGAAIGLGLDLTLRERSNGRVTLDDFMRQLWKVHGVPGGKAPGYVTRPYTVKDAEAALAVVSGDAAFAADFFTRHVLGTEAIDYARLFAAVGYALRERGTPPTLGPVRLQQRQGRMVVAGNTIEGSPLHTAGIGSGDAITSLAGTAITQPGDFERILATQTPGTDVAVEFDSRGERRTVPVTVQKNNRLEAVPSSPRTPEQDALRTAWLSSRRPS; encoded by the coding sequence ATGTGCGTCTGGCGTGGGCTTTCACGGTTGGTGTTCGTTCTGCTGCTGTCGTCTCTCGCGAACCCCGTCGCGGCGCAGACGACGGGGATCGAGTACGTCGTCTCCATCCCGCATCCCGAGCAACGATGGCTCCTGGTCGACGCGACGTTCCCGTCGCGCGCGGGACAGGCACTCGAAGTGCGGATGGCGCGATCATCGCCGGGCCGTTACGCGACGCACGAATTCGGCAAGAACGTCTACAGGTTCGAGGCGCTGGACGCGGCCGGCGCGGCGCTGGCCGTCACGCAGGTCGCCCCCGCGCACTGGCGCATCGCGGCCACCGGCCCCGCGGTGCACGTGCGCTACAGGCTGTTTGCCGATCACGTGGACGGCACGTATGCGGCGGTCGACCGCACGCACGCGCACCTGAACATCCCGGCGACGTTCGCCTGGGCGCCGTCACTCCAGCAGACGCCGATTCGCGTGCGCCTCACGCAGCCGCCCGACCTCGCGTGGCGCGTGTCGACGCAACTCTTCCCGACCGGCGATCCGCTCGTCTTCACGGCACCGAACCACCAGTACTTCATGGACTCGCCGATCGAATTCAGCGATCACGCCGTGCGCGAGTTCACCGTGGCGCGCCCGAGCGGCGCGCCGGCCCGCATCAGGCTGGCCGTGCACCATCTCGGGACGGACGCGCAGGTCGACGCCTTCGCCGCCGACGTCGAGAAGGTCGTGCGTGAGCAGGCCGCGGTCTTCGGCGAGATCCCGGCGTTCGACACGGGCACGTACACGTTCCTGATGGACTACCTGCCCTGGGCGGATGGCGACGGCATGGAGCACCGCAACAGCACCGTGTGCACGTCGAGCGCGACTCTGGCAGACGCGGCACCGCGGCTGCTCGGCACCGTGTCGCACGAGTTCTTCCACGCGTGGAACGTCGAGCGCATCAGGCCGGCGTCGCTCGAACCGTTCGACTTCGGCACCGCGAACATGTCGGGCGATCTCTGGCTGGCCGAGGGCTTCACGAGCTACTACGGCGTGCTCACGATGATCCGCGCCGGCTTCATCGCCGCGGATCAGGGCGTGGAGCAGCTCGCGGGATACGCCAACGGCGTGCTCCACGCGCCGGGCACGCGGTTCAGATCGGCGGTGGACATGAGCCGCCTCGCGCCGTTCGTGGACGCGGCCACGTCCGTCGACAGCACCAACTGGGAGAATACGTTCGCATCCTATTACACGTATGGCGCCGCGATCGGCCTCGGTCTCGACCTCACGCTGCGCGAGCGGAGCAACGGACGCGTGACGCTCGACGACTTCATGCGTCAACTGTGGAAGGTCCACGGCGTTCCGGGCGGGAAGGCGCCCGGTTACGTGACACGGCCGTACACGGTGAAGGACGCCGAGGCGGCCCTGGCCGTCGTGAGCGGCGACGCGGCCTTCGCGGCCGACTTCTTCACGCGCCACGTCCTCGGCACCGAGGCCATCGACTACGCGCGGCTGTTCGCCGCCGTGGGCTACGCGCTGCGCGAGCGAGGGACGCCACCAACGCTCGGCCCCGTGCGCCTCCAACAGCGGCAGGGACGCATGGTCGTGGCGGGCAATACGATCGAGGGCAGTCCGCTGCACACGGCAGGCATCGGCAGCGGCGACGCCATCACGTCGCTCGCCGGCACCGCCATCACGCAGCCCGGCGACTTCGAGCGCATCCTGGCGACGCAGACGCCGGGGACCGACGTCGCGGTGGAGTTCGATTCCCGAGGCGAGCGGCGGACCGTGCCGGTGACGGTGCAGAAGAACAACCGCCTGGAGGCCGTCCCGTCCTCCCCGCGCACGCCGGAACAGGACGCCCTCCGTACGGCGTGGCTGTCATCGCGGAGGCCGTCGTAG
- a CDS encoding arylsulfatase — protein sequence MTTTGNRLPVARCLLPVLLACCLSMVQAQPAPRPNIVLIYADDLGYGDTSAYGATAISTPHMDRVAREGVRFTNGYATSATCTPSRFSMLTGRYAWRQQGTGVLPGNASLIIDPARTTMPAMLRKAGYQTGVVGKWHLGLGGPDGPDWNARITPGPNEVGFAYSFIMAATGDRVPTVFVEDGRVVGLDPTDPIRVDYTKPVGDWPTGKAHPELLTTQRPSHGHDQTIVNGVSRIGYMTGGKAALWRDQDMADTFTRKAVAYIEQHQREPFFLYFALNDPHVPRVPHERFVGKSGMGPRGDAILQADWSIGQVLETLDRLKLADDTLVIFTSDNGPVVDDGYVDQAVEKLGAHRPWGPLRGGKYSRFEAGTRVPFAVRWPARVKRGVSDALVSQVDLVASLAALTQQSVPQGDAADSTNQLAALLGEDPVGRDHIVEHAGGLALREGRWKYIEPSKGPRRNEYTNTELANDPLPQLYDLDTDIGETRNIAADHPDRVKAMAGRVAAIRQAP from the coding sequence ATGACGACGACCGGCAACCGGTTGCCCGTTGCCCGTTGCCTCTTGCCGGTACTACTGGCCTGCTGCCTGTCGATGGTGCAGGCGCAGCCGGCGCCGCGTCCGAACATCGTCCTGATCTACGCCGACGACCTGGGCTACGGCGATACGTCGGCGTACGGCGCCACGGCCATCTCGACGCCGCACATGGACCGCGTGGCGCGCGAGGGCGTCAGGTTCACGAACGGGTACGCGACGTCGGCCACGTGCACGCCGTCGCGGTTCTCGATGCTCACGGGCCGCTACGCGTGGCGCCAGCAGGGCACGGGCGTACTTCCCGGCAACGCGTCGCTCATCATCGATCCCGCGCGCACGACAATGCCCGCGATGCTGCGCAAGGCCGGCTATCAGACCGGTGTTGTCGGCAAGTGGCATCTCGGGCTCGGCGGACCTGACGGTCCCGACTGGAACGCGCGCATCACACCCGGTCCCAACGAGGTTGGCTTTGCCTACAGCTTCATCATGGCGGCCACCGGCGATCGCGTGCCGACGGTCTTTGTCGAAGACGGTCGCGTCGTCGGGCTCGATCCGACGGATCCGATTCGCGTGGACTACACCAAACCGGTCGGCGACTGGCCGACGGGCAAGGCCCATCCCGAACTGCTGACGACGCAGCGGCCGAGTCATGGGCACGATCAGACCATCGTCAACGGCGTGAGCCGGATCGGGTACATGACGGGCGGCAAGGCCGCGCTGTGGCGCGACCAGGACATGGCCGACACGTTCACGCGCAAGGCGGTCGCCTACATCGAGCAGCACCAGCGTGAGCCGTTCTTCCTCTACTTCGCCCTCAACGATCCGCACGTCCCGCGCGTGCCGCACGAACGATTCGTCGGCAAGTCGGGCATGGGCCCGCGCGGCGACGCGATCCTGCAGGCCGACTGGTCGATCGGGCAGGTGCTCGAGACGCTCGACCGCCTGAAGCTCGCCGACGACACGCTGGTGATCTTCACGAGCGACAACGGGCCCGTCGTCGACGACGGGTACGTCGATCAGGCGGTGGAGAAACTCGGCGCGCACAGGCCGTGGGGGCCGCTGCGCGGCGGCAAGTACAGCCGCTTCGAAGCCGGCACGCGCGTGCCGTTCGCCGTCCGGTGGCCGGCGCGCGTGAAGCGGGGCGTCAGCGACGCGCTCGTGTCGCAGGTGGATCTCGTGGCGTCACTTGCCGCGCTCACGCAGCAATCGGTACCGCAAGGCGACGCGGCAGACAGCACGAACCAGCTCGCGGCCCTGCTCGGCGAGGATCCCGTGGGCCGCGATCACATCGTCGAGCACGCAGGTGGACTGGCGCTGCGCGAGGGCCGGTGGAAGTACATCGAGCCGTCGAAGGGGCCGAGGCGCAACGAGTACACCAACACCGAACTCGCCAACGATCCACTGCCGCAGTTGTACGACCTCGACACAGACATCGGCGAGACCCGCAACATCGCCGCCGACCACCCCGATCGTGTCAAGGCGATGGCGGGACGGGTCGCGGCGATCAGACAAGCACCGTAG
- the pruA gene encoding L-glutamate gamma-semialdehyde dehydrogenase gives MSDSPVASLAARRRVPAVVNEPIRSYAPGSPERASLKARLGSMAAEQVDIPVIVGGTPHHTGDTASCIMPHAHQHVLGTWHGATPALAQQAIDAALAAREEWSRWAWEDRAAVFLRAAELLSTTWRDTINAATMLGQSKTVFQSEIDAACELADFLRFNCAFAEDLYAEQPVNDKGVWNQTDYRPLEGFVYAVSPFNFTAIGGNLTAAPAVMGNTIVWKPSQTAMLSNYYVMKLFEAAGLPPGVINFVPGDPVAISDVVLNHPELAGVHFTGSTTVFQHMWKTVAGRVDQYRSYPRMVGETGGKDFIMAHPSANVDALAVAIVRGGFEFQGQKCSACSRVYIPQSLWGAVKDRIVAMMADIRVGDVRDFRNFMGAVIDQRSFTKIGGYLEEARRTGTVLSGGTASNEVGYFVQPTFVQVEDPGARLLCEEIFGPVVTAYVYPDDQFIETMAIVNRTSPYALTGAIFADDRRAVRQAYTHLRNAAGNFYINDKCTGAVVGQQPFGGARASGTNDKAGSKLNLLRWVSPRSIKETFVPPTDYRYPYMGEE, from the coding sequence ATGTCTGATTCCCCCGTGGCCAGTCTTGCGGCGCGGCGCCGGGTGCCGGCCGTCGTCAACGAACCGATTCGCAGCTACGCGCCGGGCTCGCCCGAGCGCGCTTCGTTGAAGGCGCGGCTCGGCAGCATGGCCGCCGAGCAGGTTGATATCCCGGTGATCGTCGGGGGCACGCCGCACCACACCGGCGACACGGCGTCCTGCATCATGCCGCACGCGCACCAGCACGTGCTCGGCACATGGCACGGGGCCACCCCCGCACTGGCGCAGCAGGCCATCGACGCGGCGCTGGCCGCCCGTGAAGAGTGGAGCCGGTGGGCCTGGGAGGATCGCGCTGCCGTGTTCCTCCGCGCGGCCGAACTCCTCTCGACGACGTGGCGCGACACGATCAACGCGGCGACGATGCTCGGGCAGAGCAAGACGGTGTTCCAGTCCGAGATCGACGCCGCGTGCGAGCTGGCCGACTTTCTCCGCTTCAACTGCGCGTTCGCCGAGGATCTCTACGCCGAGCAACCCGTCAACGACAAGGGCGTCTGGAACCAGACCGACTACCGTCCGCTCGAAGGCTTCGTGTACGCCGTCAGCCCGTTCAACTTCACGGCGATCGGCGGCAATCTCACGGCGGCGCCCGCGGTGATGGGCAACACGATCGTGTGGAAGCCCTCGCAGACGGCGATGCTGAGCAACTACTACGTGATGAAGTTGTTCGAGGCCGCGGGTCTTCCGCCAGGCGTCATCAACTTCGTCCCCGGCGATCCCGTGGCGATCTCGGACGTCGTGCTGAACCATCCGGAACTGGCGGGCGTGCACTTCACCGGCAGCACCACCGTGTTCCAGCACATGTGGAAGACCGTGGCGGGCCGCGTGGACCAGTACCGGTCGTATCCGCGCATGGTGGGCGAGACGGGCGGCAAGGACTTCATCATGGCGCACCCGTCGGCCAACGTCGACGCGCTGGCGGTGGCCATCGTCAGGGGCGGGTTCGAGTTCCAGGGGCAGAAGTGCTCGGCGTGCAGCCGCGTCTACATCCCGCAGTCGCTCTGGGGCGCGGTCAAGGATCGCATCGTCGCGATGATGGCCGACATCCGCGTCGGCGACGTGCGCGACTTCCGCAACTTCATGGGCGCGGTGATCGATCAGCGGTCGTTCACCAAGATCGGCGGATATCTCGAAGAGGCCCGTCGCACGGGCACCGTCCTGAGCGGTGGTACCGCCTCGAACGAGGTGGGCTACTTCGTGCAGCCGACCTTCGTGCAGGTGGAGGATCCCGGCGCGCGTCTGCTCTGCGAGGAGATCTTCGGCCCCGTCGTGACGGCCTACGTCTACCCCGACGATCAGTTCATCGAGACGATGGCCATCGTGAACAGGACGTCGCCGTACGCGCTGACGGGCGCGATCTTCGCCGACGATCGCCGCGCCGTGCGCCAGGCGTACACGCACCTGCGCAACGCGGCAGGCAACTTCTACATCAACGACAAGTGCACGGGCGCCGTGGTGGGCCAGCAGCCGTTCGGCGGCGCGCGCGCGTCGGGCACCAACGACAAGGCCGGCAGCAAGCTCAATCTCCTGCGCTGGGTGAGCCCGCGTTCGATCAAGGAGACGTTCGTCCCGCCCACCGACTACCGCTACCCCTACATGGGGGAAGAATGA
- a CDS encoding amidohydrolase/deacetylase family metallohydrolase, translating into MRNVVVLAVVGLLAAPLAAQQAPDFDFLIKGGRLIDPKNGVDAVRDVAIKDGKVAEVAVDIPAARALKAVDARGLLVTPGLVDIHVHIFPGEKQKDYAGGDWSVFPDGFTLRSCVTTVSDAGTSGWRNFPDFKRRIIDESKTRVTAFLNIVGNGMGSGPIEQNADDMDGEATAAMALRHKGVVVGVKSAHYNGKDWKPYEQAVIAGRKADIPVMIDFGGNVRAGRTLMDLFMTYLRPGDIFTHMYGGVRGEFDAAAKGPSAAMVAGRKRGIIFDVGHGGASFRYSAAVPMVQKGFVPDSISTDLHTSSMNSAMKDMLNVMGKFMAMGVPLVDVIRQSTWNPAREIKLESLGHLSVGAPADVAVLRLEKGSFGFVDPAGGRINASQRLSCELTVRDGKVVYDQNGLIADPWETLPGNARGGDPKWDRTRGH; encoded by the coding sequence ATGCGCAACGTTGTCGTGCTGGCTGTGGTCGGCTTGTTGGCGGCGCCTCTGGCGGCGCAGCAGGCTCCCGACTTCGACTTCCTCATCAAGGGCGGCCGCCTGATCGATCCGAAGAACGGGGTCGATGCCGTGCGGGATGTCGCGATCAAGGACGGCAAGGTCGCCGAGGTCGCGGTGGACATCCCCGCCGCGCGCGCGCTCAAGGCCGTCGACGCGCGAGGGCTGCTCGTGACGCCGGGACTCGTCGACATCCACGTGCACATCTTCCCGGGCGAGAAGCAGAAGGACTACGCGGGCGGCGACTGGAGCGTCTTCCCCGACGGCTTCACGCTGCGCAGCTGCGTGACGACGGTGTCCGATGCGGGGACGTCGGGCTGGCGCAACTTCCCCGACTTCAAGCGCCGCATCATCGACGAGTCGAAGACGCGCGTCACGGCGTTCCTCAACATCGTCGGCAACGGCATGGGATCGGGGCCGATCGAACAGAACGCCGACGACATGGACGGCGAGGCCACCGCCGCCATGGCGCTCCGGCACAAGGGCGTCGTGGTCGGCGTCAAGAGCGCGCACTACAACGGCAAGGACTGGAAGCCGTACGAGCAGGCCGTGATCGCGGGGCGGAAGGCCGACATCCCCGTGATGATCGACTTCGGCGGCAACGTGCGCGCGGGTCGCACGCTCATGGACCTGTTCATGACGTACCTGCGTCCGGGCGACATCTTCACGCACATGTATGGCGGCGTGCGCGGCGAGTTCGACGCAGCCGCGAAGGGGCCGAGCGCGGCGATGGTCGCCGGCCGCAAGCGCGGCATCATCTTCGACGTCGGCCACGGCGGCGCGAGCTTCCGCTACTCGGCGGCCGTCCCGATGGTGCAGAAGGGCTTCGTGCCCGACTCCATCTCGACCGACCTCCATACGAGCAGCATGAACTCCGCGATGAAGGACATGCTGAACGTGATGGGCAAGTTCATGGCGATGGGCGTGCCGCTCGTGGACGTCATCCGCCAATCGACGTGGAATCCCGCGCGCGAGATCAAGCTGGAGTCGCTCGGGCACCTGTCGGTGGGCGCCCCGGCAGACGTCGCCGTGCTGCGGCTCGAGAAGGGCAGCTTCGGCTTCGTGGACCCCGCCGGCGGCCGCATCAACGCGAGCCAGCGCCTGTCGTGCGAGCTCACCGTCCGCGACGGCAAGGTCGTCTACGATCAGAACGGCCTCATCGCCGACCCCTGGGAGACGCTCCCCGGCAACGCCCGGGGTGGCGACCCGAAGTGGGACAGGACGAGGGGGCATTAG
- a CDS encoding cation transporter encodes MTPLEQSYRTARRVTVAGIVVSAVLACGNIAVGLVERSTSVLAAGFEFAGDVLASTIVLVAMTVAARPADDNHPYGHGRFETLSAFIVGGILTLAGIAICYQSLQAVTAAHPPPGKMAAIPLVAAIVLRGGMSALKFGVGRRLRSAALVADAWNDAVDILSATAALVAVALTTYDPQRFLPADHYGGFVVGVVVVVTGLRVARDASLELVDSMPASAMTDELAALALSVPGVLGVDKLFARKTGLQYHVDMHIEVDSTLSIGDSHAIGGHVRSTLKREAPWVADVLVHVEPAHVDRRPG; translated from the coding sequence ATGACGCCCCTCGAACAGTCGTATCGCACGGCCCGCCGCGTGACGGTGGCCGGAATCGTGGTCAGCGCCGTCCTCGCCTGCGGCAACATCGCCGTAGGACTGGTCGAGCGTTCAACGTCCGTCCTCGCCGCCGGATTCGAGTTCGCCGGCGACGTGCTGGCCTCGACCATCGTGCTCGTGGCCATGACGGTGGCGGCCAGGCCGGCCGACGACAACCACCCGTACGGGCACGGCCGCTTCGAAACGCTGTCGGCCTTCATCGTCGGCGGCATCCTGACGCTGGCCGGCATCGCGATCTGCTACCAATCGCTGCAGGCCGTCACGGCGGCGCATCCTCCGCCCGGGAAGATGGCCGCGATCCCGCTCGTCGCGGCCATCGTGCTGCGCGGCGGCATGTCCGCCCTCAAGTTCGGCGTGGGCCGGCGCCTGCGCAGCGCCGCGCTCGTGGCCGACGCCTGGAACGATGCCGTCGACATCCTGTCGGCGACGGCTGCCCTGGTCGCCGTCGCCCTGACGACGTACGACCCGCAACGATTCCTGCCGGCTGACCACTACGGCGGGTTCGTGGTCGGCGTAGTCGTGGTGGTAACGGGGCTGCGCGTCGCCCGCGATGCGTCACTCGAGCTCGTCGACTCCATGCCGGCATCGGCGATGACCGACGAACTTGCCGCGCTGGCCCTGTCGGTCCCGGGCGTGCTCGGCGTCGACAAACTGTTCGCGCGAAAGACGGGGCTGCAGTATCACGTCGACATGCACATCGAAGTCGATTCCACCCTCAGCATCGGCGACTCCCACGCCATCGGTGGACACGTGCGATCGACACTGAAGCGCGAAGCGCCCTGGGTGGCGGACGTCCTCGTCCATGTCGAACCCGCGCACGTCGATCGGCGCCCCGGGTGA